In one Mucilaginibacter ginsenosidivorax genomic region, the following are encoded:
- a CDS encoding AAA family ATPase, translating to MSHVFKIAVVGPESTGKSTMSDYLAAHYQTIAVPEYARGYCEKLTEPCTWQDEINMFYGQLALEQQLLPMANKLLICDTTFITVKIWSEEMFGRSPQEVLDELPRHPYDLYLLLNIDLPWQDDPLRNFPTKREYFMDVWHKELDALNANYVLISGTGADRYEGAVKAIDEFLAK from the coding sequence ATGTCCCACGTATTCAAAATAGCAGTAGTAGGTCCCGAATCCACAGGAAAATCAACCATGTCTGATTACCTGGCAGCGCATTATCAAACCATTGCTGTACCTGAGTACGCCCGTGGCTATTGCGAAAAGCTGACAGAGCCCTGCACCTGGCAGGATGAGATTAATATGTTTTACGGCCAACTGGCTTTGGAACAGCAGTTGCTGCCCATGGCCAACAAGTTACTGATTTGCGATACCACCTTTATTACCGTAAAAATATGGAGCGAAGAAATGTTTGGCCGCTCGCCACAGGAAGTATTGGACGAATTGCCCCGCCACCCTTATGATTTATACCTACTGCTTAATATAGACCTGCCCTGGCAGGACGACCCACTGCGCAATTTCCCTACCAAGCGGGAGTATTTTATGGATGTTTGGCACAAAGAACTGGACGCCCTGAATGCCAATTATGTACTGATATCAGGCACCGGAGCTGATAGGTATGAAGGCGCTGTAAAGGCAATAGATGAGTTTTTGGCAAAATAA
- the dapF gene encoding diaminopimelate epimerase, with the protein MKIRFYKYQGAGNDFILVDNRENIVDHNNPKLIASLCDRRFGIGGDGMMFLQNKEGFDFEMVYYNADGQPSSMCGNGGRCIVAFAKFLGVIDTETEFLAVDGPHYAKISSEGDWVSLQMIDVKELKTDLDAYVLNTGSPHYVKLVDDLAHRDVFHEGKAIRNNATYREKGINVNFVEPTDDGYFVRTFERGVEDETFACGTGVTAVALAMASHNQQTGHIDTPIKVLGGNLNIRFDYDGKVFTDIFLEGPAVQVFDGVVEV; encoded by the coding sequence GTGAAGATACGATTTTATAAATACCAGGGTGCCGGTAACGACTTTATACTGGTTGATAACCGCGAAAATATAGTTGACCATAACAATCCTAAGCTGATTGCCAGCCTGTGCGACCGCCGTTTTGGAATTGGCGGCGATGGCATGATGTTTTTGCAGAATAAAGAAGGCTTTGATTTTGAGATGGTTTATTATAACGCCGATGGCCAGCCCAGCAGCATGTGCGGTAACGGCGGCCGTTGCATTGTAGCCTTTGCAAAGTTTTTGGGTGTGATTGACACCGAAACTGAATTTTTGGCGGTAGACGGTCCTCATTATGCCAAAATTTCATCGGAAGGGGATTGGGTAAGCCTGCAAATGATAGATGTAAAAGAGCTAAAAACCGACCTGGACGCTTATGTGCTCAATACCGGATCGCCACATTACGTTAAACTGGTTGATGACCTTGCACACCGCGATGTTTTTCATGAAGGCAAAGCCATCCGTAACAATGCTACTTACCGCGAGAAAGGCATCAATGTAAATTTTGTTGAACCAACCGATGATGGATACTTTGTGCGCACTTTTGAACGGGGAGTAGAGGATGAGACCTTCGCCTGCGGAACAGGTGTAACCGCGGTAGCACTTGCTATGGCCAGCCACAACCAGCAAACGGGGCATATTGATACACCGATAAAAGTATTGGGCGGCAACCTTAATATTCGTTTTGATTATGACGGAAAGGTTTTTACCGATATATTTTTGGAAGGCCCCGCCGTGCAGGTATTTGATGGTGTAGTAGAGGTATAA